Proteins encoded in a region of the Acidobacteriota bacterium genome:
- a CDS encoding GH92 family glycosyl hydrolase: MDLKRTGRLLTLAVLTLLAAHGLLLTATAQTRDYTRWVNPFIGTGGHGHTFPGATMPFGMVQLSPDTRIDNWDGSSGYHYSDDIIYGFSHTHLSGTGIPDGADILFMPTVGEPQFFAKEGDKSVNGYASKFSHGNEKAEPGYYSVKLDDDGILAELTATKRVGFHRYTFTESSGSGNLILDLKWRDKVLGSELRIVGRNRLEGFRRSESWAKNQTTYFVAEFADPLVTAHIQDADGPIKDWKYGGEFHSSVGKDVKAAFSFREDKKQILIKVAISYVSIEGARKNLEAELPHWDFDKVRADAKAAWNKELSKIEVSGGTDEQTTNFYTALYHTMIHPNVFNDVDGRYKGHDGKVHQLRSADTPVRMSVASTRTSVNDSKSSTGSRSLAGGTGDADKSVRAPSDHYTVFSLWDTFRATHPLYTIIDERRTVDYINSFIRIYEQGGRLPVWELWGEETDTMIGYHSVSVIADAMAKGIKGFDYEKAYEAAKHSANLDHHGLAAYKRRGYISAEDDNESVSKTLEYAYNDWCILQMQHALNAQGKFTDIPRQFTDPQFFRRARYFENLFDRETGFMRPKRNGGFIEPFAPNEVTFHFTEGNSWQYSFFVPHDVPRLMELMGGREKFAAKLDELFTTDQKLAGRFQPDITGLIGQYAHGNEPSHHIPYLYNYAGQPWKTQAYVRRIMDEFYKNAPDGLIGNEDAGQMSAWYILSAAGFYPVAPGAPHYDIGSPLFPQMKFNLENGKTFTITAKNSSPANVYVQAVTLNGKPLRQAFLAHSDLLAGGTLEFEMGPKPKTGLFPQSLQHRSPEIVAVPNITADRVFRDQTTVTMSTITAGAKIYYTLDGTEPSARSTLYTSPFTLSETSTIRAIAISNRVQSFPVEASVLKRTNDWTVTLASPFSTQYTGGGDDAMVDGLRGTRNFASGEWQGYQGKVLEAVIDLKEQRRVMEVGGSFLQTTRSWIWMPSRIEFEASGDGVNFTNLAEIKTDVPLTDELPQVKEFLNKLAAPVTTRYIRVRALNIGPIPAWHPGAGGDPWIFVDEVLIR, translated from the coding sequence TTGGACTTGAAACGAACTGGCCGCCTGCTTACGCTGGCGGTTCTGACACTGCTCGCCGCTCACGGCTTACTGCTCACGGCCACGGCCCAAACGCGCGACTACACCCGCTGGGTCAATCCGTTTATCGGCACCGGCGGCCACGGGCATACTTTTCCCGGGGCGACGATGCCCTTCGGCATGGTCCAGCTCTCGCCCGACACGCGCATCGACAACTGGGATGGCTCATCGGGCTACCACTACTCCGACGACATCATCTACGGCTTCTCACACACGCACCTGAGCGGAACGGGCATTCCTGATGGAGCTGATATCTTGTTCATGCCGACGGTCGGTGAACCTCAGTTCTTTGCGAAGGAAGGCGATAAATCGGTCAATGGCTACGCATCGAAATTCTCACATGGGAATGAAAAGGCGGAGCCGGGATACTACTCAGTTAAGTTGGATGACGATGGTATTCTCGCGGAGTTGACGGCTACGAAGCGGGTTGGATTTCATAGATATACGTTCACGGAATCCAGTGGGTCGGGAAATCTGATTCTCGATCTGAAATGGCGCGATAAGGTGCTTGGTTCGGAATTGCGAATTGTCGGCAGAAATCGCTTAGAGGGATTTCGCCGATCAGAATCCTGGGCAAAAAATCAAACCACTTATTTTGTTGCGGAGTTCGCGGATCCCTTAGTTACGGCTCATATCCAAGATGCGGACGGACCTATCAAAGATTGGAAGTATGGTGGAGAGTTCCATTCTTCAGTCGGAAAGGATGTCAAAGCGGCCTTTTCGTTCCGCGAGGACAAGAAGCAGATTCTCATCAAGGTCGCGATCTCCTACGTCTCGATCGAAGGTGCGCGGAAGAATCTCGAAGCCGAGCTGCCGCATTGGGATTTTGATAAGGTGCGGGCGGATGCAAAGGCGGCGTGGAACAAGGAACTGTCGAAGATAGAGGTCTCGGGCGGGACGGACGAGCAGACGACGAATTTCTACACCGCTCTCTATCACACAATGATCCACCCGAACGTCTTCAATGACGTTGACGGCCGGTACAAGGGCCACGACGGGAAGGTGCATCAGCTACGGAGCGCGGACACTCCTGTCCGCATGAGCGTCGCCTCGACGCGAACAAGTGTGAATGATTCGAAGTCGTCGACGGGCAGCAGATCTCTCGCCGGAGGAACCGGCGATGCGGACAAGAGTGTCCGCGCTCCGTCTGATCACTACACGGTCTTCTCACTTTGGGATACGTTTCGGGCGACGCATCCGCTTTATACGATCATTGACGAGCGGCGGACGGTCGATTACATCAATTCGTTCATCCGCATTTATGAACAAGGCGGGCGGCTGCCGGTTTGGGAGCTTTGGGGCGAAGAGACGGATACGATGATCGGCTACCACTCGGTCTCGGTCATCGCCGACGCGATGGCAAAGGGCATTAAGGGCTTCGATTACGAAAAAGCGTACGAAGCCGCCAAGCACTCCGCCAACCTGGACCACCACGGCCTCGCCGCCTACAAACGCCGCGGCTACATCTCCGCCGAGGATGATAACGAATCGGTCTCAAAGACTCTGGAGTACGCCTATAACGATTGGTGCATTCTTCAGATGCAACATGCACTCAATGCTCAAGGCAAGTTTACTGATATTCCGCGGCAGTTTACCGATCCGCAGTTTTTTCGACGAGCCCGCTACTTCGAGAACTTATTCGATCGCGAGACCGGCTTCATGCGCCCGAAACGCAACGGCGGATTTATCGAGCCGTTTGCGCCGAACGAGGTTACGTTTCACTTTACCGAGGGCAATTCGTGGCAGTACTCGTTCTTCGTGCCACACGACGTTCCGCGGCTTATGGAACTAATGGGCGGCCGCGAAAAGTTTGCGGCCAAGCTCGATGAGCTTTTCACCACCGACCAAAAACTAGCCGGCCGCTTCCAGCCGGACATCACCGGCCTGATCGGGCAGTACGCCCACGGCAACGAACCGTCGCATCACATTCCGTACCTTTACAACTACGCCGGCCAGCCGTGGAAGACGCAGGCCTACGTCCGCCGAATAATGGACGAGTTTTACAAGAATGCGCCCGATGGCCTGATCGGCAATGAGGACGCAGGCCAGATGTCGGCGTGGTACATTCTCTCAGCTGCGGGATTCTACCCCGTCGCTCCGGGGGCCCCGCACTACGACATCGGCTCGCCGCTATTTCCGCAGATGAAGTTCAACCTCGAAAACGGAAAGACCTTCACGATAACTGCGAAGAACAGTTCACCGGCGAACGTTTATGTGCAGGCCGTCACGCTAAATGGCAAGCCTCTTCGGCAGGCGTTTCTGGCACACTCGGACCTACTTGCGGGCGGCACGTTGGAATTCGAAATGGGCCCGAAACCAAAAACCGGACTCTTTCCCCAATCGCTGCAGCATCGTTCCCCTGAGATCGTAGCCGTACCGAACATTACCGCTGACCGCGTCTTTCGCGATCAAACGACCGTCACGATGAGCACTATCACCGCCGGAGCGAAGATCTACTACACTCTCGACGGCACCGAGCCTTCGGCTCGATCGACGCTGTACACCTCCCCGTTTACGCTGAGCGAAACTTCGACCATCAGGGCGATAGCGATCAGTAATCGAGTTCAAAGCTTTCCGGTCGAGGCCTCGGTTCTAAAACGCACGAATGATTGGACGGTCACGCTCGCTTCGCCTTTCAGCACGCAGTACACGGGCGGCGGTGATGATGCGATGGTCGATGGGCTTCGCGGGACGCGCAACTTTGCGAGCGGCGAGTGGCAGGGTTATCAGGGCAAGGTGCTTGAGGCCGTTATCGACCTTAAGGAGCAGCGGCGGGTCATGGAGGTCGGCGGCTCTTTCCTGCAGACAACGCGGTCGTGGATCTGGATGCCCTCGCGGATCGAGTTTGAAGCGTCGGGCGACGGTGTGAACTTTACAAACTTGGCAGAGATCAAGACCGACGTCCCGCTGACCGATGAATTGCCGCAGGTCAAGGAGTTTTTGAACAAGCTCGCGGCCCCGGTCACTACCCGCTACATCCGCGTTCGTGCGCTCAATATCGGCCCCATCCCCGCCTGGCACCCCGGAGCCGGCGGCGACCCATGGATATTTGTTGATGAAGTGTTAATCAGATGA
- a CDS encoding transposase has protein sequence MLDDYGFELYEDNEFPIAYLITFRTFGTWLHGDERGSIRRNRKSDRGSKHIDINIPLKEKMEAGMLSHPVLLDPLQRKVVDSAIREVCEVRKHLLHAVNVRSNHAHSVISAQSSPERLADSLKAYSTRRLKENGLIAPDGRVWSRGRSRRYLWKPQHVEAAVEYVLYGQGDVQFELDDRDSIG, from the coding sequence ATGCTCGACGACTACGGTTTCGAACTCTACGAGGATAATGAGTTCCCTATTGCATACTTGATCACGTTTCGCACATTCGGAACCTGGCTTCACGGTGATGAACGAGGTTCGATCCGAAGGAACCGAAAATCTGATCGAGGCTCGAAGCATATCGACATTAATATTCCGCTTAAAGAGAAAATGGAGGCCGGAATGCTCTCGCACCCTGTTTTACTAGATCCGCTGCAGCGAAAGGTCGTTGACAGTGCGATTCGCGAGGTATGCGAGGTGCGAAAGCACCTGTTGCATGCCGTGAACGTAAGGTCAAACCATGCTCATTCTGTGATCAGTGCTCAGTCCAGTCCGGAGCGATTGGCCGATTCACTGAAGGCGTATTCGACCCGTCGGTTGAAAGAAAACGGGTTGATAGCTCCCGACGGGCGAGTATGGTCACGAGGGCGTAGCCGAAGATATCTGTGGAAGCCTCAACATGTGGAGGCTGCGGTCGAGTATGTTCTTTACGGCCAAGGGGATGTTCAATTTGAATTGGACGATCGCGATAGCATTGGATGA
- a CDS encoding DUF1501 domain-containing protein, protein MDRRYFLKTSGIGLASFGLMATAPDFLHQFAAAQATGSGGKQKVLVTIFQRGAVDGLSMIVPHGEGEYYNLRRGTAIARPRQTDGALDLDGFFGLHPAMASLQPFWSAKQLAVINSCGSPDNTRSHFDAQDYMESGTPGVKSTRDGWLNRTLQATAGKDDSPFRAVAITQQLPRSLYGRSPSIAMTSLADFSIKAGLYTADLKGGFEGVYQQNVKDTLGETGKETFEAVNFLKTANPSKFQPENGAQYPNSQLGRSLQQIAQLIKAGVGLEVAFAESGGWDTHVRQGGARGQLANLLRDFANSIAAFATDLGKQMDDVVVLTMSEFGRTARENGSLGTDHGHGNAMLVLGNSVKGGKVFGEWKGLKPDQLNEGRDLAITTDFRTVFTEVATRHLGSKRPDTLFPKFDANAAGPLGFLS, encoded by the coding sequence ATGGACAGGCGGTATTTTCTTAAGACAAGCGGGATCGGACTGGCGAGCTTTGGCCTGATGGCGACGGCCCCGGACTTTTTGCATCAGTTTGCAGCGGCACAGGCGACGGGAAGCGGCGGGAAGCAGAAGGTGCTGGTCACCATTTTTCAGCGAGGAGCGGTCGATGGCTTAAGCATGATCGTACCGCACGGCGAGGGCGAGTATTACAACCTCCGCCGCGGGACCGCGATCGCACGGCCGAGGCAAACGGACGGTGCGCTCGACCTTGACGGGTTTTTTGGGCTTCATCCGGCGATGGCATCGCTCCAGCCTTTTTGGAGCGCAAAGCAGCTTGCCGTTATCAATTCATGCGGCTCGCCGGACAACACGCGTTCACACTTCGACGCTCAGGACTACATGGAATCGGGCACGCCGGGTGTTAAATCGACCCGCGACGGCTGGCTCAACCGAACGCTACAGGCGACCGCCGGCAAGGACGATTCGCCCTTCCGTGCCGTTGCGATTACGCAGCAGCTTCCGCGTTCGCTCTATGGCCGCTCGCCGTCGATCGCGATGACGAGCCTCGCGGATTTCTCGATCAAGGCGGGGCTTTACACGGCGGATCTTAAGGGCGGCTTTGAGGGCGTTTATCAGCAGAATGTGAAAGACACGCTCGGCGAAACGGGCAAAGAGACTTTCGAGGCGGTTAACTTTCTAAAGACCGCGAACCCGTCGAAATTTCAGCCCGAGAATGGAGCTCAATATCCGAACAGCCAGCTCGGGCGTTCGCTGCAGCAGATCGCCCAGCTCATCAAGGCCGGCGTCGGGCTCGAGGTTGCATTTGCGGAATCGGGCGGCTGGGACACGCACGTGCGGCAGGGCGGTGCCCGCGGGCAGCTCGCGAATTTGCTAAGGGACTTTGCGAATTCGATCGCGGCATTTGCCACCGATCTTGGCAAGCAAATGGACGACGTCGTCGTTCTGACGATGTCCGAGTTCGGCCGGACGGCTCGTGAGAACGGATCGCTCGGCACCGATCACGGCCACGGAAATGCGATGCTCGTGCTCGGCAATTCGGTGAAAGGCGGGAAGGTTTTTGGCGAGTGGAAGGGCCTCAAACCCGACCAGCTAAACGAGGGCCGCGACCTGGCGATCACGACCGATTTCCGAACGGTCTTCACAGAGGTCGCTACGAGGCATCTTGGAAGCAAGCGTCCGGATACCCTATTTCCGAAGTTTGATGCGAATGCGGCCGGGCCATTGGGTTTCCTGAGCTAA
- a CDS encoding DUF4157 domain-containing protein has product MEDQGKQHLAPSASKVGKTDGAPLPAPLKHEFEASFGSDLSQVRVHESHAPTHLGAKSFTHGTDIFFAPGEYQPHTDAGRNLLSHELTHVIQQRGGSGPADHQSE; this is encoded by the coding sequence ATGGAAGATCAAGGAAAACAGCACTTAGCACCATCTGCATCGAAGGTCGGAAAGACCGACGGAGCACCGCTTCCCGCCCCGTTGAAGCACGAATTCGAGGCGTCTTTTGGCTCTGACCTTTCTCAGGTGCGGGTCCACGAAAGTCACGCCCCGACGCACTTAGGGGCAAAGTCCTTTACCCACGGCACTGACATTTTCTTCGCTCCCGGTGAATATCAGCCGCATACCGACGCCGGAAGGAACCTACTTTCCCATGAGTTGACGCACGTTATCCAACAGCGCGGCGGGTCCGGGCCGGCGGACCATCAAAGCGAATAG
- a CDS encoding methyltransferase domain-containing protein, with protein sequence MPDLDRRSKELERIDTGDYTAAEYDRFLREIAFINRFLGDRRALRRSLFAEVERRGLAELSLLDVGCGSGELLRYAAEFARAKGINARLAGLDLNPISARISAKSTLDFPEIAVTQGDAFQLPFADGEFDYAISSLFFHHLTDEQIPQALGEMRRVARRGVFVIDLHRHPVAYRLYRLYCKAFRISRLVTEDGSLSVLRGFRPEELAGLAAMGSVKRSFPFRLVLECGEQT encoded by the coding sequence ATGCCAGATCTTGATCGCCGATCGAAAGAACTTGAACGGATCGACACCGGCGACTACACCGCGGCCGAGTACGACCGATTTCTCAGGGAGATAGCGTTTATCAACCGCTTTCTCGGTGACCGGCGGGCGCTCAGGCGGTCGCTTTTTGCCGAGGTCGAGAGGCGAGGGCTCGCGGAGCTCAGCCTGCTAGATGTCGGCTGCGGCTCGGGTGAATTGCTTCGATACGCGGCGGAGTTCGCGAGAGCGAAGGGCATTAACGCTAGGCTTGCGGGGCTCGATCTTAACCCGATCTCGGCGAGAATTTCGGCCAAGAGCACACTCGACTTTCCGGAGATCGCGGTTACGCAAGGCGATGCTTTTCAATTGCCCTTTGCCGATGGTGAATTTGATTACGCCATCTCCTCGCTCTTTTTTCACCACCTCACCGATGAACAGATCCCGCAGGCTCTGGGCGAGATGCGGCGGGTCGCTCGACGAGGGGTTTTCGTGATCGATCTTCATCGCCACCCGGTCGCGTATCGGCTCTATCGGCTCTACTGCAAGGCCTTCAGGATCTCGCGGCTTGTTACGGAGGACGGTTCGCTTTCGGTTTTGCGAGGATTTCGGCCGGAGGAATTGGCCGGGCTTGCCGCGATGGGCAGCGTCAAGCGAAGCTTTCCGTTTCGGCTTGTGCTTGAGTGCGGCGAGCAAACCTAG
- a CDS encoding class I SAM-dependent methyltransferase: protein MNDEFSYDRLPYPSKFFVQTFPGRLATQAVLFGMEPAAPEASTVLELGCGNGSNLIAQAYLMPQARFTGIDLAKVHIDDAQAAADELDLRNVEFRQADIMDMTAEDLGRFDYVVAHGLLSWVPGEVRNRVLGLFSQLLNPNGVGYISYSTFPGAHERQITQQAMRFASRGVAEPAEKVERALGFLKFAAEQSSNRGTYGQIFVQELRRHDTREPGDIFHDDLAEQNTPFYFHEFAGMLSAHGLQFLAEAELHAMGTADLTPAARDFITEIDDVIEREQYLDIFRGRAFRRSLVVHAEAEVNRDLTPDMLDRLLVSSSLRPAGKSPDLAGNGRVRFAGNSGQSIEIDMPLAKFGLAHLGSLWPRAVAFSELAAAARKRVSGISDDEAAKQAEAFRDMLFQIATATDLVELHTFQPSASTELSERPRLSRLARWQMGSARNVISGFGVDMEIADPVSRRLLELLDGSRKRSAVLDELGKFIRSSHEIEGKKELLATLPEWLDESLAHLARLGMLEG, encoded by the coding sequence GTGAACGACGAATTCTCATACGACCGGCTGCCCTATCCGAGCAAGTTCTTTGTCCAGACCTTTCCCGGCAGGCTGGCGACGCAGGCCGTGCTTTTTGGGATGGAGCCCGCGGCCCCGGAGGCGAGCACGGTTCTCGAACTCGGCTGCGGCAATGGGAGCAACTTGATCGCGCAGGCCTACCTGATGCCGCAGGCCAGATTCACCGGCATCGACCTCGCAAAGGTGCACATCGATGATGCGCAGGCAGCCGCCGACGAACTCGATCTCCGTAATGTCGAGTTTCGCCAGGCGGATATCATGGATATGACGGCCGAGGACCTTGGCCGCTTTGATTACGTGGTCGCCCACGGCCTTTTGTCCTGGGTTCCGGGCGAGGTCCGAAACCGCGTGCTTGGGCTTTTTAGCCAACTGCTGAACCCGAACGGCGTCGGCTACATCAGCTACAGCACATTTCCCGGCGCCCACGAGCGGCAGATCACGCAGCAGGCGATGCGGTTCGCAAGCCGCGGCGTCGCGGAGCCTGCCGAAAAGGTCGAGCGTGCTCTCGGCTTCCTCAAGTTTGCCGCCGAGCAAAGCTCGAACCGCGGCACTTACGGCCAGATTTTCGTCCAAGAACTACGCCGCCACGATACACGTGAGCCCGGCGATATATTTCACGACGACCTAGCCGAGCAGAACACGCCCTTTTACTTCCACGAATTTGCCGGAATGCTTTCCGCACATGGGCTTCAATTTCTCGCCGAGGCCGAGCTCCACGCGATGGGCACCGCCGACCTTACGCCCGCGGCCCGCGACTTTATCACCGAGATCGACGACGTTATCGAACGAGAGCAATATCTCGACATCTTTCGCGGGCGTGCCTTTCGCCGAAGTCTGGTAGTCCATGCCGAAGCGGAGGTAAACCGTGATCTGACGCCCGATATGCTCGATCGGCTTCTTGTTAGTTCGTCGCTTCGCCCGGCAGGTAAATCGCCGGATCTTGCCGGCAATGGCCGCGTGAGATTTGCCGGAAACAGCGGGCAGAGTATTGAGATCGACATGCCGCTTGCCAAGTTCGGCCTCGCTCATCTCGGCTCGCTCTGGCCGCGGGCTGTCGCTTTTAGCGAGCTTGCAGCCGCAGCGCGCAAACGTGTCAGCGGAATCAGCGACGATGAGGCAGCTAAGCAGGCCGAGGCCTTTCGCGATATGCTTTTTCAGATCGCGACGGCGACCGACCTCGTTGAGCTGCACACATTTCAGCCCTCTGCATCTACCGAACTCTCAGAAAGACCGAGGCTCAGCCGGCTTGCCCGATGGCAGATGGGCTCGGCCCGCAACGTCATCTCCGGTTTCGGCGTCGATATGGAGATCGCTGATCCGGTCTCCCGCCGCCTGCTCGAATTGCTTGATGGCTCGCGGAAGCGCTCGGCCGTGCTCGATGAGCTCGGGAAGTTCATCCGCTCATCGCACGAGATCGAAGGCAAAAAGGAACTGCTCGCGACGCTGCCGGAATGGCTGGATGAAAGTCTCGCTCACCTCGCCCGGCTCGGAATGCTCGAAGGCTAG
- a CDS encoding nuclear transport factor 2 family protein, producing MGKKAVEEWHKIVSTRDVGLLDELLAEDVVFYSPVVHTPQVGKPITAMYLTAAMHVFGNESFRYVREVVGESDAVLEFETEIDGITVNGVDMIKWNAEGRITEFKVMVRPLKAINLIHELMGRMLRPK from the coding sequence ATGGGAAAAAAGGCAGTTGAGGAATGGCACAAAATCGTCAGCACGCGAGATGTGGGGTTGCTTGATGAGTTGCTCGCAGAGGACGTTGTTTTCTACTCGCCGGTGGTGCACACGCCGCAGGTCGGGAAGCCGATAACGGCAATGTACCTCACCGCGGCGATGCATGTTTTCGGCAATGAAAGTTTTCGGTACGTGCGTGAGGTCGTGGGCGAGAGCGATGCGGTGCTTGAGTTTGAGACCGAGATCGATGGCATCACGGTGAATGGTGTCGATATGATCAAGTGGAACGCCGAAGGCCGCATCACCGAATTCAAAGTAATGGTTCGCCCGCTCAAGGCCATCAACCTAATCCATGAACTAATGGGCCGGATGCTCCGGCCGAAATAA
- a CDS encoding argininosuccinate synthase: MREKINKVVLAYSGGLDTSAMLLWIKETYGCEVICYCADVGQGEELDGLEEKAIATGASKLYVEDLREEFVKDFVWTAVKANALYEGVYLLGTSLARPVIAKRQIEIAQKEGADAVAHGATGKGNDQVRFELTYYALQPDIKVIAPWRHWDFKGRADLMAYCEKHGIPVTASAEKPYSMDRNLMHISYEGGILEDPWAAPPEDIFLLTKSPENAADKPQEITLTFEKGEPVAIDGEKYGAVDLLTKLNHLGGEHGIGRVDLVENRFVGMKSRGVYETPGVTILMAAHRALESITMDREVMRLRDSLGTKFSESVYYGFWFAPEFEILRSMIDQTQETVTGDVRLKLYKGNTIVTGRRSPNSLYRERVVTFEDDAGAYDQHDAEGFIKLQALRLRLRNME; encoded by the coding sequence ATGAGAGAGAAAATCAATAAAGTTGTGCTTGCCTATTCGGGCGGGCTTGATACCTCGGCGATGCTGCTTTGGATAAAGGAAACCTACGGCTGCGAGGTCATCTGCTATTGCGCCGATGTTGGGCAGGGCGAGGAGCTTGATGGCCTCGAGGAAAAAGCCATCGCGACCGGTGCGTCGAAGCTTTACGTCGAGGATCTTCGCGAGGAATTCGTCAAGGATTTCGTCTGGACGGCGGTCAAGGCAAACGCACTTTATGAGGGCGTTTACCTGCTTGGGACGTCGCTCGCCCGGCCCGTTATCGCCAAGCGGCAGATCGAGATCGCCCAAAAGGAAGGAGCCGACGCCGTCGCCCACGGCGCGACCGGCAAGGGCAATGATCAGGTGCGGTTTGAGCTGACTTATTACGCGCTTCAGCCCGATATCAAGGTCATAGCCCCCTGGCGGCATTGGGACTTCAAGGGCCGTGCGGACCTTATGGCCTATTGCGAAAAGCACGGAATTCCCGTAACAGCCTCGGCCGAGAAGCCCTATTCGATGGACCGAAATCTGATGCACATCAGCTACGAGGGCGGAATACTCGAAGACCCATGGGCCGCTCCGCCGGAGGACATTTTTCTATTGACCAAGTCGCCCGAAAACGCCGCCGACAAACCGCAAGAGATTACGCTTACGTTTGAAAAAGGCGAGCCGGTGGCGATAGACGGCGAAAAATACGGAGCGGTGGATCTGCTTACAAAGCTCAATCACCTCGGCGGCGAGCACGGCATTGGCCGCGTCGATCTGGTCGAGAACCGTTTTGTTGGAATGAAATCGCGGGGTGTTTATGAAACTCCGGGCGTGACCATCTTGATGGCAGCCCACCGGGCGCTCGAATCAATAACGATGGACCGCGAGGTGATGCGTCTCCGCGACAGCCTCGGGACAAAATTTTCCGAGTCTGTCTACTACGGCTTCTGGTTCGCCCCGGAGTTCGAGATACTCCGCTCGATGATCGACCAAACTCAAGAGACCGTCACCGGCGACGTCCGCCTAAAGCTCTACAAAGGCAACACCATCGTCACCGGCCGCCGCTCGCCAAACTCGCTCTACCGCGAACGCGTAGTCACCTTCGAAGACGACGCCGGAGCCTACGACCAACACGACGCCGAAGGATTCATCAAACTCCAGGCGTTGCGTCTGCGGCTGAGGAATATGGAGTAG
- the argH gene encoding argininosuccinate lyase, with translation MSKSENLWGGRFTEKPHEVFTEFNDSFRFDRRLFAADVRGSIAHTLGLERAGVISREDADAIVGGLTQLATDATLHADYFERSGAEDVHSFIEAKLVEAIGDTGRKLHTGRSRNDQVATAFRLWLREEADEIDVLARDLQAALVDIAEGFHEAVIPGYTHLQRAQPVLFAHWCLAYFEMLRRDRERLADVRTRINVLSLGSAALAGSSFPIDREAIAAELGFDSVSANSLDAVSDRDFAIEFVGAAALLMAHLSRLAEDMIIYCTSEFGFLRLGDNVSSGSSLMPQKKNPDALELIRGKAARVFGHHAALLSLIKGLPLAYNKDMQEDKEAVFDTVDTVKMTLRVAAIVVENTVVDEERGRDAATSGYLNATELADHLVKAGMPFRTAHEAVGRLVLLGLKEKRELNELRLDEMRSVVPQLDESVFEKLTLESTLASKSAAGGTSPTRVAEALAAAREYLNG, from the coding sequence ATGAGCAAATCTGAAAATCTCTGGGGCGGGCGGTTTACTGAAAAGCCGCACGAGGTCTTTACCGAGTTCAACGATTCGTTTCGGTTCGACCGTCGGCTTTTTGCGGCTGATGTACGCGGGAGCATTGCACATACTCTCGGACTTGAGCGTGCGGGGGTGATCTCGCGGGAAGATGCAGATGCGATCGTCGGCGGATTGACGCAGCTAGCGACCGATGCCACGCTCCACGCGGATTATTTTGAGCGCTCGGGCGCTGAAGATGTTCACTCTTTCATCGAGGCAAAGCTCGTCGAAGCGATTGGCGATACAGGCCGCAAGCTCCACACCGGCCGCAGCCGCAACGACCAGGTCGCGACCGCTTTTCGGCTTTGGCTTCGCGAGGAGGCGGATGAGATCGACGTGCTTGCCCGCGACCTGCAGGCGGCATTGGTTGATATTGCCGAAGGGTTTCATGAGGCCGTGATCCCGGGCTATACGCATCTGCAGCGGGCACAGCCCGTGCTTTTTGCCCATTGGTGCCTGGCCTATTTCGAGATGCTTCGCCGCGACCGCGAACGGCTGGCCGATGTGCGGACGAGAATAAATGTTCTGTCGCTGGGCTCGGCTGCACTTGCTGGCAGTTCATTCCCGATCGACCGCGAGGCAATTGCCGCCGAACTCGGATTTGATTCCGTTTCGGCAAACAGCCTTGACGCAGTCTCCGACCGCGATTTTGCAATCGAGTTCGTTGGCGCCGCCGCACTCCTGATGGCGCATCTCTCGCGGCTCGCCGAGGACATGATCATTTACTGCACGAGCGAGTTCGGCTTCCTGCGGCTCGGTGACAACGTCTCATCGGGCTCGAGCCTGATGCCGCAGAAGAAAAACCCGGACGCGCTTGAGCTTATCCGCGGAAAGGCAGCGCGCGTTTTCGGCCACCATGCCGCATTGCTCTCGCTGATAAAGGGGCTGCCGCTTGCCTATAACAAGGACATGCAGGAGGACAAGGAGGCGGTCTTTGATACGGTCGATACGGTCAAGATGACTCTCCGCGTCGCGGCGATCGTCGTTGAAAACACCGTCGTTGATGAAGAACGCGGCCGTGACGCTGCAACCTCCGGATATCTGAATGCAACCGAGCTTGCCGATCATCTGGTAAAAGCCGGGATGCCCTTTCGGACTGCTCATGAGGCGGTCGGCCGGCTCGTTTTACTTGGGCTGAAAGAGAAGCGCGAATTGAATGAGCTTCGCCTGGATGAAATGCGTTCGGTCGTGCCGCAGCTTGATGAAAGCGTTTTTGAAAAGCTGACGCTTGAGAGCACGCTCGCGAGCAAGTCCGCTGCGGGCGGCACGTCGCCGACTCGGGTCGCCGAGGCATTGGCAGCGGCGAGGGAATATTTGAATGGATAA